The genomic region GAGGCGGGAGGGGGACGCCAGGGCCTCGGGAATGGCCTCGACGAGGGCGAAGTCGCCCTTGGCCAGGCCTTTTTCGACCAGGGCGCTGAAACCGCCGATGAAGTCCACGTCGACCTCGGCCGCGGCCGCGTCCAGGGCCTTGGCCACCTCGACCATGCCCCGGCATGGGAAGGGCGCGGCCACGGCGGCCATGGGGCTGACCGAGATGCGTTTGTTGACCACGGGAATGCCGTAGCGGTCGCCGATTTCGTCGCAGACCCGGACCAGGTTCCCGGCCATGGACACAATTCTGGACCGGATGTTGGCAGTCAGCCTGCCCAGGTCGTCGGAGGCGCAGTCGAACAGGTTCAGCCCCAGGGTGACGGCCCGGACGTCGAGATGTTCGTTCTTGACCATTTCGAACATGGAGAGCACTTCGCGTTCGGTCAGCATAAAATTCCTCGCCCGTCGGGGGTGTAGATGTTGGATGGACCTGAAGCACATAGAGAATGACCGGTCCGAGGGCAAGCCTGGGGCCGGATCCACAAAAACAGCAAAAAGGAGGGTGATGCAGTGATTTCGAAGCGGGAACTCAGCGCCAAGGTGGCCGAAATTGCCGGACTGGACCGGGATGGGGCCTATAGCGAGGATGTCGGGCGGGCCCTGTTCGCAGGGGCGGCCTTCGAGACCCTGGGCTATACCTTCAAACTCAAGGACATGAAGCCCAGGGAACTGACGGTCAGCGAGTGGAAGGCAGTGGTCACCAACCCGGCCGGAGATGTGATCACCGTGGAGGACGAGGAGGCGGCCCTGGCTCTGTGTCTGGCTCTGGTCAAGGCCTTCGAGGCCATGGCCGGGAGGGCTCAATGATTTTCAGGGGGGTGGTGTTCGATCTCGACGGAACCCTGATCGATTCCATCGAAGACTTGGCCTCAAGCATGAACACGGTCTTGGAGTCCAGGGGGTTGCCTGTCCACCGGGTCGAGGCCTATCGGGGGTTTATCGGCCGGGGCATGGGCCGTCTCGTATTCCAGGCTCTTCCGGAAGATTGCCGCGAGGAAGAGACCATCCGGGAGTGCATTCTGGCCATGCAGGTCGAATATGCCAAGCATTGGCAGGATTCCACCGATCTCTTCCCGGGGGTGGCCGAACTCCTCCGGGGGCTGGAGAATCGGGGGCTGGCCTTGGCCGTGCACTCCAACAAGCCCCACGAGTTCACCCGCCTGATGGTAGACAGCCTGCTGGACGAGTGGAGTTTTTCGGCCGTTCTCGGGGCCCGGCCCGAGCGGCCAGTCAAGCCGGACCCGGCCGGGGCATTGGAGATCGCCGACGCCCTGGGTCTGTACCCCGA from Deltaproteobacteria bacterium harbors:
- a CDS encoding HAD family hydrolase, giving the protein MIFRGVVFDLDGTLIDSIEDLASSMNTVLESRGLPVHRVEAYRGFIGRGMGRLVFQALPEDCREEETIRECILAMQVEYAKHWQDSTDLFPGVAELLRGLENRGLALAVHSNKPHEFTRLMVDSLLDEWSFSAVLGARPERPVKPDPAGALEIADALGLYPEECLFVGDSDVDMDTAVQAGMYPVGALWGYRDRDELLEAGAGMLIDQPEDILDFIDETDSEG